The DNA window TATAGATTTTGCCAGCAATTTGCACGTCATGTAACATAGCAAATGTTTGTAGAAATACTCAGTAGTTGTGtcctttatgtaaaaaaaaatcagtccttTCTGTTCAAAGCAACTTAACTGAGAATTGCTGAGAGATTAGATAAGGCTggaaagctctggaattcattttaaaaatctgcCATTCGTGTGAGTACATGAGGAGATTGTCATAGGATAGAAGGTCTGTGCTGTGCTTTCAAAACCCTCAGTGTCTCTTTTTCAGATCTTTCCCAGCAAAGGATACTTTTAgaacaggggtatcaaactcaatcacattaaggggacgaaatccaaaacacaggctaagttgtgggccagcaCCCATCCAATCTCTgcccccagatcccgcccccataattgtactaattataacaccattttatcattcatttttcatatatacacatacaattacacacaaaattaaattacacaaaacacactgtatgcttctcaacattcattcctaccagaacacagataacccctatgtaaatacgggaccaaaaaactaaaagtactaatatatacaaaccaaaCTCTTAAGATGCAACATCAGAGGAAATACTTCCAATTGAGGCGCGGGATGCTCATGGAGCCGCCACCTgttttgtgcacactgcggcagtgaggagaaGGGAGCCAGCCATAAGATAACACCTGAGGCATCGCACCGCGGGCcatataaaatggccagacaGGCCAGATTTGCCCCGCGGGCCTTGAGTTTTACACCTGTGCTTTAGAATGTACCACtttagaactagaggacatgacaTGAAATTGAAaggagggaaatttaaaagcAACATCAGAAAAGACTTTTTACATTGCATTATAAATTCTTATATACGGTTAACAGCTAAGAGATTCTAACCATATGTACTATGATCATAAtaaattaatcaaaatatttaccAAACAAGTGGGTTTTCAGCGATTTTCTAAAGACTAAGTAAGATTTTGAGATTGATATATAAGTAATAACTTGTTTGTCCCACATAGCTGCCAAATATGTCAGTTTTATTACGAAATCGTTTATAAACACATCTCTTTAcagatggaaaatcaaaaagtcATATCACACGCAAGTAGTTTctagtagcaaaatcgaagcaaTCTAAAAGATAGCTGGGTAAAAGTCCATTCAAGGCCTTAAAACATacacaaccaaatttgaaaactTCTATTGTCAACCAATGCAGTCTATAATAATACTGTGACACGTGATCTGATCTTTTCAATCCAAAAATCAATCATACcacagtattttgaatgatctacagccttttaacatttttcttagaAGTCGACAGATAgagaatattacagtagtccaatgtaCTGAGAATGAGGGACTGTACCAGCAATGAGAGAAAATCAAAGTATGGCTTAATTGTTCTTAATTTTCATAATAGGAAGTGAGATTTTTTAACCAGAGAAGTGATATGGAAATCAAAAGACAATTTACGATCAAGGTAGACTCCCAAGATTTTTGTAGTCGGCAAGATGGGGGGTGATGAATTCATGAAATGCTGTTGCACAGGAAGTGATGGGATCCAAAACAAtaacagaattaaaaaaggtgTGGGATGCAACACAGCTTCCCTTTAGGTCATGAAGATGAAATACAAATATAGAGCATTTCCACtcaataaaatttaaatacctttcattcttaaaaaaaaaaaggcatagaTGGTGATAGACTTCCCTGGGTGTTGATTACCACCCTAAAGACAAAAGGGGAGCAACCTATACTTGGTTGAAGGTACAACCCTGTCCACCTTTCTGGAAAGACTGAGATGATGCTATCAGATTTCAGTGGATGGTGAAGAAAGACCACTGGAAGAGCGACCCATGTTGACTTAAGAATAGCATTTGAGGAGAGGGCTTTCCTATATTTTCACCATTCCATGAGTAAAAACCTCCTGACATTTGAATGTGAGGAAATCTGTTACTCCTTACCTTTAGAGGGTGCTCCCTTGTGTTTTTTGCTTCAATAAAAGGTTTATCTGTAAGATCTATGTAGTATTGTATActataaggccctgattctgtataggacgcacaggagaggtgtcctatacagaatcggtcctacactaaaccccgattctgtaaccggcgtccatggtacagacgccggttagagaatcgggttaaattagacgtggccgctatacttatggcagcaagggatctccctgctgcaatatgtatagcggccgcgattgcggccgcctgtcccatcgccgacaggaggatgcccaatcctcctgccgcaACCCCTcctggaaccccccctcccccccaaactggtaatcgccgacaggaggatgcccaatcctcctgccggaacccccctggaacctagccaggtgcctagcctgggccaatcaggccttaggattagtggggatgggcggacccgctatgcctaaggcctgattggtccaggcttctagagcctgggccaatcatgccttaaatttagcggggatgggccgggaaggggcgggcccgtcggctggatggcagcaagacccgtccagccgaccaacatgtaaaggttagtttggggagggaggttagttttttttgggggggggtcgttgggctttccggcaggagaattgggcatcctcctgtcggcgatgggacaggcgaccgcggccgctatacttattgcagtagggagatctcttgctgccataagtatagcggccgcgtctacttacaatgtagaccagcattttgctgacctacattttaagcgtctcttcctctactagggagacgcatagggccgcctaggttcacctaaggcccttaggcgagcttaggcgtcttgcgggtctccctaggctcccggaggcaccttcaatataggcctggggagcatttttttaaaagcatgcatcccgattggctgattagacagctgtaggatgcctacagctgcctaaaatcgggacgcactttggagaatcagggcctaaatgtataCAAAGCCTACTCTACTAGAGAGAGATCTAGAGTCTTGTACTGGCTAGAAAAGACCTGCTCTCGATTTTTATTAAGCTTGTTGGGACTGAGGGTACTTGAGCACAATGAATGCTCTAAGAGAATTCACATACTTATTACCCAGTGCCAGGTATGCagtcagttcatgggaactttttACCAATCAATAGAAAGTTCACCTGGGTATGTCCTAGCATGCTGCACCGAAGTGCTGGCCCGGGCTAACCCACAAACATCATAATGCTCACCTTAGAACTGTTAAATAAATTTCAGCTACACTGAAGAGGAGTAGCATTGAATTACTACACAGCGGCCGGTGCCCCTGAGTTTGCTCCTGATGAAGGacacgaaacggagctctgtagggcaatcagctGAGGCACTCCCTTTAATGGGCCTCCTTTATGTGGTGGATGCAGCGGTTTCCTTCAAGATAAGTCCCAGTGGCCAAATGGCTGAATCTTTATGTTTGATGATTATTACTtcacattatttaatgtttttgaaTTCTTAATGCTTGTTTTGCATTTGGCACTTTGGGTACCatctaatttattttaaatttattgcaaatacatatataaaaaaagaatttatacacaaaaaaaatgtatttaacaGTTCTAAGGTGAGCATTATGGTCTTTGTTGGTTAGCTTGGCTCAGCACTTCGGTGTAGCATGCTAGGATATACCCAGGTGAACTTTCTATTGATTGGTaaaaagttcccatgaactgattgcACACCTGGCACTGGGTAATAAGTGTGAATTCTCTTAGCGCATTCATTGAGCTCAGTCTTAGAGCAGGTCGAGAGCAGGTCTTTTTCATCCAGTATTGTATGCTATAACCATATCTTTCACTCTCTCATATAAAACTTGTATTTCCAGTTTGCACAAACTTTCAACATATGGACTTTGATATGAAAGCCAGGTAACTGGATAAGAGAACCTCTTGTCCTGTTTAACTGATGCTGCTGAGGGAATATTCTGCAGCAGTTATGCggatagggccagattctgtacacGGTGCTGAGCAGTATCTACATTGTAGGCGCCACTTGGTATGGCTGCTAATCAAGAAACCTGCACAACggaggagtcgtgaggataaaaTGTGAATAATTCACGCTTTATGGTAGTAGTACTGTgcagactcgacactgacagtgttttagAATCAATACCTTTGTCAAGAATCTCAAATGATAATTTCTCTTATCGCGTGAATAGTGCATTAGGCGCTGGTAAATGTTTAGAATGAGCAGAGGCAAAAACTGGTGTCCAAAGCAATGTTGAGTCTTTGAGTCTTCGCGGTGCTACTACTACTCAAGCGTACTTTGAACTGTATACCCGTGGCTAAATTATTCACATCTTATCTTCATGACTCCTCCGTTGTGCTGTGCTTCTGTTGGCGAGGCCTTTTTGGGCTTTCTCTCCAGTGTAATCAAGAAAcctgcaccatttacagaatcatgcctagtagTGCCTAAGCGGATGTAGGCATCATTAGCTGTCCTAGACATAGACGACGCTCCATTAGAACAGCTTTTCACTTGCCTAATTTGGCGCTGCCTAGGTCAGACACCTAACAATGCCTAAATcatccatgcctattctccacccataaccacgcctacttttaaaCATAGATGGTGTTAGGTGTCCTTAGGCTTGGGAGGGTCCCTCCACTTAAGCATCGCTAGGTGTCCTGAGAGTTCaatgccaaactcttaaattgattaattttttttttttttttggggggaggagttgattggttgaaaactggcatggtcaattaccatgccgatTAAGCCAGTTAAAAAACTAAATTTAAGTCCTCCTAAAAATTTACATCACGCCCCATTTAAACGTCAGTTTCCCTGCAGAAGCAGTTGATGTTGCAGGAGAGGGAATTCTCCTATGCAGGcaatccctgggttaagaacaggTTCTGTTTTTGAAACCGTTCTTAAGATGAATTTGTATATAACTTGGATTATGTGTGTATTTATGTTCTCCTATACAGtgcacagtctataaaaacatttaaacattaaagaaacagtcctcaaatttaagtactgtagtttaaatagaaagaaaagataggaggtttcaCTTAGCTTGGTCCTGAGCTCAGCCTTCCTTCTCCACAGTCATGTGCCTCCAcaccttcccctccatcccccatgccctggcatctctcttctcttctctccttcccttcccctttctccttcattatctggcatttcctctccttcctttcccctggtctagcatctctgtctcctttcctcccctccatgccctggcatctctccctccccttagtctggtatctcctctcttcccttcctttccctccctcccttccccatggtctggtgtctctctttcctttcctctcccacccctagtctttgttttcccccctccctctctctccccaattgagtatagcatttttcttcccctctcctctgtCCTGGTAGGATCTGGCAGAAAAGAAGGCCCGACACTGGCAGaacagcgaattgtgaatgctaccCACTGCCAAAGAAGTTCACGACCCTACCTGCAACTGCGTCGGACTACTCCTCATGCCCCCCCCTCCTTAGTATGCACTGCTATTCTGGCTGGCTCCTTCCTCCTAGTTGCACTTCTATTCACAAAGCCACAGCCACAGTTCCTACACAAGGCCtgtagctgacccggaaaccttccctctaatgtcagagggaaggcttccaggtcagccgcagGCAGGAGCCACTGCTCGTGGCTTTGTGAGGAGGAGTGGGAGGaaagagctggccagaggaggtacACACCCGTGGGTGGGAggaaggcatgaatttgggacacagaacagagggaggaaaggacaatgaggggcacattgggatgcagcagggaggaagaggggcgcgttgacacaggaagggagaagcaagACCCCAGTTCGTAAGTATGAGTCCAACGTAAATTGGACGTTCTTAACCCAGAGACTGCCTGTATTCACTCTTCTGAGTAATGAGGACAGACTCAGCACTTTGGCTGATTTGATACCACTTTGAAACACAGACCAGGACATTTAGGAATGCCACAAGCATCAGTGCTAAATGACAAAGATATGATGCTTCTCACCAAGGGCTATCGGAGAGCACCTCTGTCATTTGTAGACAAGACAGAAGGACAACAAATGCAGACATTCATAGCTGTTTTTCAGGGACCAGCTCAGGAGGTTCAGAAGAAAACTTCTTTGTCCTTTGTCTTACTTTTTGGagtcataaaaggaaaaaaagggtgGGAAAggtaaataaggaaaaaaaaaaaaaaaagctccagaTCTCTCAAGAGCTTGTCCTATCCTGAAGATGCCATCTTGGCCCCCATTCCCTTGAAAAGCTATGGGGAATGGAGAATCTCTGAATTGAATACAGCCATAATCAGGAAATGTTTACTTCATTTCAGCTTCTCATAGCTGctgatttcttttaaaattgtgatTTTCGCATTGGTAATCCTGAAAACAGCTAAAAGGTTTAACAAAGGGAAAACATACATTTTATCTTAGATATGATAAAGTTATAAAACTAATTTTTGGTAGCAAACAAAGTGGATATGTTTTAAGAAATCAAAGATTCTTTAGAAAATTGATATTCATCAAGGTTAACCTGTTCATGATTTCTCTTTGTCTAGGCTCCTTTGGCTCAACCAGAATCTCCTACAGCATCTGTGGGTGAGGATGTTCAGTCTCTGGCAGATTCAATGGACTCCGACCGAGATTCTATTTGTAGTAATTccaatggaaaaaatggcaaagagaaagaaaaggataaacagaggaaggagaaagagaagaacaGAACTGATTCAGTTGCTAATAAACTGGGGAGTCTTAGTAAAACATTGGGTATTAAGCTGAAAAAGAATATGGGAGGCCTTGGCGGCCTGGTACATGGCAAAATAAGCAGGACAAATTCAGCAAATGGGAAGAATGGAGACTCTATGGACAAAGTGAAAAAGAAAGAATCTAAATCTCGCAAAGGCAGCAAAGAGGAGTCTGGACAGTCTGCCAGCACATCTCCTTCAGAAAAAACAATGAGCCCTTCTCCAACAGACAAAGCAAGCATATTCTCTGTggataaaataaacacaaaatcCCTGCTGGATAAGCAGTCAGATTCCTGGAAGTACAGTACAGATGTAAAGCTCAGCCTTAACATCTTGAGAGCTGCCATGCAAGGTGAACGCAAATTCATTTTTGCAGGTCTTCTTCTGACTAGCCATAGACATCAATTTCATGAGGAGATGATCGGTTTTTATCTGACCAGTGCCCAAGAACGCTTCAATGCAGAACAAGAACagaaaagaaaggaggcagaaaAGAAGGCTTCTCTTAGTGGGTCATCTTGTAGAAAGCTGGAGCAAGAAGCATTTGAGAAAGAGAAGTTAGATTCCTCTTCTCAGGATAGGGCATCACCAGTCTTGCCTCAAAGCCATACAACTCAGCTGGTTTTAAAACTAAAAGACCGCAGTAGTCCCACTGCTGGATCTTTTTCGTCTCCCAGCAACAGTTCTAAGAAAAATGGACCCATTCCAGTATCTGTCCATTATAGCCATACTCCACCTGTTCAAAGGCAAAGCGTTATCCACTTGCATGATGTCAGCTCAAAGCCATCAGACTTCCAAAATGATACCTACAAGCCAGTTGTCGGTACCTTGAAAACATGTGCCACTTACCCCCAACAGAATCGATCATTGTCTTCTCAGAGCTACAGCCCAGCCCGAATTTTGGGCATTCGCACAGTGAATACAGTAGAGTCACTGACCTATGCCACGCCCACTGAACAAAAATCCCAAACCTATACCAATGGTTTTAACACCAGGGACATTAGAGACTGTTTAGAATATGCTGATGAGGAAGCGCCTAAGACATGGTTGAACAATGATAAAAACAGAGGCAGAAGCACAGTTTGCCCTATATATTCTCTCCATCAGAGCCGCTGTAAGAAGGAGAACTGCTCCTTTTATGGCCGCCCTGAGACTGAAAATTACTGTTCTTACTGCTACAAGGAGGAGTTAAAACGGCGGGAGAGAGAAAATAAGGTGCACAGGCATTGAAGATCTTCCCTGAATGACTTAGTTTCACCATTTTTTTTCTACTTGCAAAGTTAGGGTGAATGAGTGTGAGTGAGACATATTATTAAACAGGTGGAAAATGTGAAGCGTGTTGCTTTTCTGAGGGTTAACGCAAACGTTAGATGACAACTTTATCATAAAAAgatatttattttccattttgtcagTGTGTCTTTTTATATACATCAGAAAGCTGAAAGGTTGTTTACTCCGTTGTCAGTGCTGTGTATATGTTTGGTCATAACTTACTAACGGTGCCTGAACTTACACTGATATTACTCAGGTAGTAGAGGGTTAGGGGAAAGGGAAAACAAAGTCAGAATAGTGATATTGGGGGATATTAAACTAACCTAGTATCTGTCTGCTCAGAATTTGAGACACCATAGCCATCAAAAGGATATTTTTCCTCAATATTAAATCATTTTGGAGGTTAACAGTTTTATGTAGATTTTGCATAATTcttaatatagggctccttttactaagctgtggtagcgtttttaccGCGCGCTGCCCCcgtgctatgcggaaaaactagcgtcaactcaatggaggcgttaacgtctagcacacgtggcattgcagcgtgcgctaaaaccgctagcgcagtttagttaaaggagcccataatgacaCCTCACAGTATATTACATTATATGCATTTAATCAGCAGTGCAAGGTCTCAGAATTTCCAATTTAAGTCCTGTAGAGCTTAAAAATGTGTGTGTTTCTTCAAGGCAGTTATGTCATTTACTATATGTTGCCCTATGAAACCACCtgatagggggagagtgtggcgcagtggttaaagctacagtctgagcactctgaagttgtgggttcaaatccacacagcaccttgtgaccctgggcaagtcacccaatcccactgttgccccaggtacgttagatagattgtgagcccatcaggacagacagcgaaaaatgctttgagtagctgaataaattcatgtaaaccattctgagcccccctggaagaacggtatagaaatttgaataaatcaGTAGACAACCCTTTAGAATAAATTAATTACTTAACAATTACTGGGAGAGAAGCACCAAAGGAAGTAGGTAAAACAGAAAAGAAGATCAAGCTGTGATTAAAGTAGCACCAAGCTCTACTGATTTACTACACCGCCATGTACATCCTGAAATAGCCATTGGTTTGGAAGAGCTCCAGACGTTTAACTTAATTTAGCTGCGCCCTGTGAGATTGGATGAACATTTCTTTGGTCATACAGCGGTTCCTTTTCGATGTAAGAATATGTCGCCATTAGCGCAGGAAACGTAGAAACTGCTGAATGCACTTAAAAAAGAGCTCCTACTGTAGAGTAGATTAGCAAAAACATTTTTTCTAATATACTTCTACTGTCTTCACAATTGCTATGCAAATGTTTATTTATGCACTCAAGGTTTTTCTGTATTATGGGGGAGGTCCTCTAGGGTTTTCTTAGGCGTTCAATATTGAGGTAATCTTGATTAGTTCAGTAGTAGCATACACTTGAGGGATTCCGTGTTGCAAGATGCActtctttgtgggggggggggggggggcgtgcctCCCAAGTGAGTTAATTGTGTGCATACCATGATACGTAGTAGGGCGCCATGTAGTCATCTTGTTTCCCGTTGTCAGTAGAAAGTAAGCCTGCAGTAGAAAGGTCAAATCTCCATTACCAGTTGCTTTGTCTTTGATGAGAACATAATGAAATGCAAAGATTTGTGAaagtacatttagggctccttttacaaaggtgtgctagcgtttttagcgcacataccatattagtgcacgctatagcgtgcactagctgaaaaattactgcctgcttaagaggaggcggtagcggctagcgcacgcagcaatttagcgcgtgctagtctgtgcgttaaggctttaacgcacctttataaaaggtgCCCTTAATATAATTTAGAGGGTGTTGATGAAATCTTACATTCCAAATGACAGGGTTATACGGAACTCAATGAAATCTTACGGAAGGGAAAGCTATCGACGGGGTCTACCATTAAGACAAGCTATTTTCCCACATCACAAGTCattctattttagcacagggttttgttgcataaaatggaaacctgtgctaaaataacatgACCTGTGAAAAAATATGTCATGCTGATAACTCCCCTCCCTTAATAACATTTTCACAGCAAGACTAGCTGAATAGCTATATAGCCTGCTGCTTTTGTGATATTTAGCATGTTTTGACACCTGTGGGCCCTGGTGGAGTTTGTTTTGTTAGTCTGACATAACGGTTCAGAGCAAACAATTTCCTTCTGTACTATGGTGGAAGAGATTTATTAAGTGACATGTCGCAGTGTGGGCTAGCAAACTAGGACACAGTCAATCGAGCAATGAATCTTGGGTCCCTATGtaaagaacacagaaaataaaGGCAAGCCAATAggcaatggagagagagagagtcatttCACTGGCAGACTTTCAGACCACATTATATCCTCGTGCCCTTTTAGGAATCCCAAAATTACAGTAAAGCCAAGCAAAATAACTGACCTTGACTAAGGGGCTTTTCAGCTTAGTTCATTATAACCGTGTTTCAGTGTACTGCACGTGTCTTTATTAATGTTTCAGAGATTTCTCACCAAATGGACTTCTAAAACGTTGATAGGAACTGATTTTGGTAATTTACACTACTTTCAGTTTATTTGCACATTAATTACCTATgtatatgatttaaaaaaaaaaaaagtatacagtACTTTGGAAAAAAAGTGTTTGTGTATTCTGTTTGTAGATTTTTGGCTGTATTATGTTAGAATTTTACAAGCCAAGTTTAAATTGTAATATAgaaattatttttatattattttcaaaaTATGCTACAGAGCAATATTTTGCGCCTTTATTCAACAGGGTTGTCATTATAGACTAACTGCTGGTAGAAATGAACCTTGAGCAAGAAAGCTTTGTAAACATTCTCATAAGATAAGAACCTTATTTATTGTTATGCACTCAAATGTTAAAATGGAAGTTCAAATATACAAATGgtttttattgaaaagttttaTTTTCTCATTTCATTTCCCTCCCTTTTGATTCTCTAATCAGCAAAGCAATTCCACCTTCCTACACTTACTTCATAGTTCAGATTTTCTTTGCTGAATTAATGAAACCGTGTTAGAATAAATGATCACAAGTCTGAAACTTGTTTAGAGTAAAACCCATCAAAGCATCAACTCAGATCATGTCTATTCTTAATGCACATCAGCACTTAACAATGTATAATTGGGTTAATAACTTAGGAATCCAAGGACAGAGGTAGAAGACCATTAAGGATGTCACAAACACAAGGTAGAAAGAAAGGCATAAAGTAGGATTGTTTCTCTTAGAAAAATTGTAGCCATCTTCTAGCTCTTCTGTCATGAAAGTTTTGAATTAAAATGAGATAGTATGGTTGCTGTGTCACTTGAATGGATAGAAATAAAGGTAtataaatttggaaaaaaaaaaaaaaagtgatgccTTGTTTTACACCAACTTACAGGAAGTCCATTTCTAAACTAACTTTCAAGAATTAATGTTCCTTTTCTCATGTCCAAAAGCTATGCAAGGTACTTCTGAAATACCTTACAATGGTGCTGTGAAGGGAAAAGGATGGGTTTGATGTGAGGGGAGGGCTGTAGAATTATTTTTTATagcaagttaaaaaaatataaatctgTTAAAGCAGGTTTCAATGTGTTTGATCATTCTAACATCAGATGTCATATTTTTAGGAGTAAAATGCTAATGGGTAACATGTGCTATCTGCTACAATATATAGCCCAATGGaataaagggatccttttactaagacgcgctaatcgatttagcgcacgctaaatgctaaggcgcccattataatctatggacatcttagcatttagcgctcgctaaatcagttaccccccttttactaaggtgcgctaaccgattagcgtgcgctaaatgctagcgcgtccatagactaacatgcacgcattagcatttagcgtgcgctaatcagttagcgcaccttagtaaaaggaccccaaaacgCTTTAAGTGCTCTGGCCATTAGTAAATGACCTTCTTAACATTCTGAAACATAAGGTCATTGATGCAGTGACCTTGTTATGAAAAATGTTCCCCAAAGAGGTGTTGCTTTGCACTTTGTGATATGTAAGTTGAAGGCCATTCTATGAAGTGGTTACCTAAATTAGATACCACAAGGAGGCATGCTTAGCAACAGTTATGTAACAGTG is part of the Geotrypetes seraphini chromosome 14, aGeoSer1.1, whole genome shotgun sequence genome and encodes:
- the OTUD7A gene encoding OTU domain-containing protein 7A isoform X2 translates to MPIYTFQLPDLSVYSEDFRSFIERDLIEQSTMVALEQAGRLNWWSTTCSSCKRLLPLATTGDGNCLLHAASLGMWGFHDRDLVLRKALYTMMRNGAEREALKRRWRWQQTQQNKESGLVYTEEEWEREWNELLKLASSEPRTHFSKSGGTGGGVDNSEDPVYESLEEFHVFVLAHILRRPIVVVADTMLRDSGGEAFAPIPFGGIYLPLEVLPNRCHCSPLVLAYDQAHFSALVSMEQKDQQREQAVIPLTDSEHKLLPLHFAVDPGKDWEWGKDDNDNIRLANFILSLEAKLNLLHSYMNVTWIRIPSETRAPLAQPESPTASVGEDVQSLADSMDSDRDSICSNSNGKNGKEKEKDKQRKEKEKNRTDSVANKLGSLSKTLGIKLKKNMGGLGGLVHGKISRTNSANGKNGDSMDKVKKKESKSRKGSKEESGQSASTSPSEKTMSPSPTDKASIFSVDKINTKSLLDKQSDSWKYSTDVKLSLNILRAAMQGERKFIFAGLLLTSHRHQFHEEMIGFYLTSAQERFNAEQEQKRKEAEKKASLSGSSCRKLEQEAFEKEKLDSSSQDRASPVLPQSHTTQLVLKLKDRSSPTAGSFSSPSNSSKKNGPIPVSVHYSHTPPVQRQSVIHLHDVSSKPSDFQNDTYKPVVGTLKTCATYPQQNRSLSSQSYSPARILGIRTVNTVESLTYATPTEQKSQTYTNGFNTRDIRDCLEYADEEAPKTWLNNDKNRGRSTVCPIYSLHQSRCKKENCSFYGRPETENYCSYCYKEELKRRERENKVHRH
- the OTUD7A gene encoding OTU domain-containing protein 7A isoform X1, which produces MTLDMDAVLSDFVRSTGAEPGLARDLLEGKNWDLTAALNDYEQLRQVHTGNLPQVFNEGKHYKQQEKELAQQVNKIERPGLQRQDDIAQEKRLSRGISHASSAIVSLARSHVANECNSEQFPLEMPIYTFQLPDLSVYSEDFRSFIERDLIEQSTMVALEQAGRLNWWSTTCSSCKRLLPLATTGDGNCLLHAASLGMWGFHDRDLVLRKALYTMMRNGAEREALKRRWRWQQTQQNKESGLVYTEEEWEREWNELLKLASSEPRTHFSKSGGTGGGVDNSEDPVYESLEEFHVFVLAHILRRPIVVVADTMLRDSGGEAFAPIPFGGIYLPLEVLPNRCHCSPLVLAYDQAHFSALVSMEQKDQQREQAVIPLTDSEHKLLPLHFAVDPGKDWEWGKDDNDNIRLANFILSLEAKLNLLHSYMNVTWIRIPSETRAPLAQPESPTASVGEDVQSLADSMDSDRDSICSNSNGKNGKEKEKDKQRKEKEKNRTDSVANKLGSLSKTLGIKLKKNMGGLGGLVHGKISRTNSANGKNGDSMDKVKKKESKSRKGSKEESGQSASTSPSEKTMSPSPTDKASIFSVDKINTKSLLDKQSDSWKYSTDVKLSLNILRAAMQGERKFIFAGLLLTSHRHQFHEEMIGFYLTSAQERFNAEQEQKRKEAEKKASLSGSSCRKLEQEAFEKEKLDSSSQDRASPVLPQSHTTQLVLKLKDRSSPTAGSFSSPSNSSKKNGPIPVSVHYSHTPPVQRQSVIHLHDVSSKPSDFQNDTYKPVVGTLKTCATYPQQNRSLSSQSYSPARILGIRTVNTVESLTYATPTEQKSQTYTNGFNTRDIRDCLEYADEEAPKTWLNNDKNRGRSTVCPIYSLHQSRCKKENCSFYGRPETENYCSYCYKEELKRRERENKVHRH